Part of the Cereibacter sphaeroides 2.4.1 genome is shown below.
ATCGATCTGCATCTGAAGGATCGGGGCGGTCCCCGGCGCCTTGCGCTGATCCTGCCGCACTGGAGCATCGCACCCAAGGTCATCGCCGGCACGGATCTGATCCTGACCGTTGCCAGCCGTGCCGTGCCCGCAGCGCCGGAGCCGCTGATTGTCACGGCGCCCCCCGTTCCGTTGCCTCCGATCCCGTTCAGCGCGATCCACGCCAGACGCCGCAAGGCCGATCCGGCGCTCAGATGGCTGATCGCCCGGCTGCGGGAGGTCGTTGGCGAAGAGGCGGGAACCGCCGTGGCATGAGCCGCGAAGAAGGCCCCGAACTCACGCCGAAGACGAGCTCGGCCGCGATCAGCGTCCGCCAGGCGAAGGCCCAGCCGATCTTGAGGCCGGTCAGGATGCTCGGGAAGGCCGCCGGGATCAGGATCTTGGTGATGAAGCCCCAGCCCTTCAGCCCGTAGTTATGTCGTCCTGCCGCCCCCGCGCCACGAGGGCCGGATAAGCGCGGGCTCGCCCTTCGCGCAGCTCCAGAAGGCGGGAATGCCGACTGCCATCATGGCCGACATTCAGCGCCAGAGAAACGAGGATGCCCGGGAAGCCGTGCTCCATGCCATCCGCGGCGAGGTGGCGCGGGCGTGGCTCGGATTGCACAGCTCCGTGCGCGAGCGGACCGGGATTGTGGTTCTGACCAACCGCGTCCGGGGGAAGTGAATGCCGCGATCCGCGACGAGCTGAAGGGGGAACATCGGCTCGGCGCTCAGGATGTAACGGTCGCCAGTCTCACGCCGCTCTCGCTCACCCGCGCCGAAGCGCGCGAGGCGGCCAGCTACAAGGCTGGTGATGTGGTGATCTCGGTGCGCAGCGTAGAGGGGTTGGAGCGGGACAAACTCTACCGGGTTACATCCACCCTGGTCAACCTCGTCTCAAGGAGAGCTGCAGCCCGATCAGCAAGGCCTGCACTCTCTGTTCGCCCGCGCGAGGACAGTCAACTGAGCGGGCGGAGATTGGGCGTCCTATCGGACCATGCACGGCTGCGACATAACCGGCTCGGCGAGAAGGGCGGGGCGCCCGCGGCGCCGGGACGAGAGGGTATCATGGCTCCGGTCACCTCCGCTTGCGGACGGAACTAGAGCCGTGGACCGGCAACGCCGGGGTCACGCCCAGATCCCTCGAGGCCAATACCGCGCGGGTTCTCTCCGGGCAATCCGGCGAGGTAAGCCGCGACCTGCGACCGCGACCGCGATATATCGGCGAGCCTGCGATCGAGCTTTGCCAGTTCATCCGTGAGGCGGGCGCGCAGCCGCTCGCAAGGATGGAACGTCGGCTCGGGGCTGATGATGCAGGGCAGCAGGTCGCGCATTGCCTCGACCGTGAGCCCGGCCTCGGCCAGCTGTCGGATCATGCAAGCCTGCTCCAGATCGGCCGGGCCATAGTCGCGGTAGCCGCTTCCCGTCCGATGCGGACGCAGAAGCCCTTCCGCCTCGTAGAAGCGTAGCATTCGGACGCTGATGCCACTGCGGTCGGATACATCGCCGATCTTCACCACGCTCTCCTTCTTGGGACTTGACCCTGACAACGGTGTCAGAGTGCAAAAGGAGTGCCGACACATCAAGTCGGAGAAGAAGCAATGTCGAAGATCGAACATGTCCATCACAAGGGCGCGCGTGTGGGCTATCGTGACGACGGGGAAGGCAAGCCGCTCATCCTCGTCCACGGGACCGGGGGAGACGGCGAGGCCAACTTTGATGGCCTTCT
Proteins encoded:
- a CDS encoding MerR family transcriptional regulator produces the protein MKIGDVSDRSGISVRMLRFYEAEGLLRPHRTGSGYRDYGPADLEQACMIRQLAEAGLTVEAMRDLLPCIISPEPTFHPCERLRARLTDELAKLDRRLADISRSRSQVAAYLAGLPGENPRGIGLEGSGRDPGVAGPRL